In the genome of Streptomyces racemochromogenes, one region contains:
- a CDS encoding Mur ligase family protein yields the protein MAGNTEPLSPRAKLAVTAGKAAAAVSRAAGRGSGSVIGGKVALRLDPDLLGALAQHLDVVLVSATNGKTTTTRLIAEALRASGPVVSNALGANMPAGITSALAGGSDAKYGVIEVDEKYLAGVARDVTPKVIALLNLSRDQLDRAAETRMLAEKWREGLQGSKAVVVANCDDPLIVWSASSSQNVVWVAAGQEWKDDAWSCPSCGGVMQRPGDDWFCGECGFRRPAPSWVLSGDHVLDPHGSAWPIHLQLPGRANKANAATSAAVAAVFGVPPQVALERMYQVQAVAGRYDVVSFMNRDLRLLLAKNPAGWLETFSLIDGPPAPVVLAVNARGADGTDTSWLWDVDYPRLAGHPIFVIGDRKLDLAVRLEVAGLDFRVCETIDEAVQLAPPGQIELIANYTAFQDVRRRVGN from the coding sequence ATGGCAGGCAACACGGAGCCGCTTTCGCCGCGGGCCAAGCTGGCCGTGACGGCGGGCAAGGCCGCGGCGGCGGTGTCGCGGGCCGCGGGACGCGGAAGCGGATCGGTGATCGGAGGCAAGGTCGCACTCAGGCTGGACCCCGATCTTCTCGGCGCGCTGGCGCAGCATCTCGATGTCGTCCTCGTCTCCGCGACGAACGGCAAGACCACGACGACCCGCCTGATCGCGGAGGCCCTGCGGGCCAGCGGTCCGGTCGTGTCCAACGCGCTGGGCGCGAACATGCCGGCCGGCATCACCTCGGCGCTCGCCGGCGGCTCGGACGCCAAGTACGGCGTCATCGAGGTGGACGAGAAGTACCTGGCCGGGGTGGCCCGGGACGTCACCCCCAAGGTGATCGCCCTGCTGAACCTCTCCCGCGACCAGCTGGACCGCGCTGCCGAGACCCGCATGCTCGCCGAGAAGTGGCGCGAGGGGCTCCAGGGCTCCAAGGCGGTCGTGGTCGCGAACTGCGACGACCCCCTGATCGTGTGGTCGGCGTCCTCGTCGCAGAACGTGGTGTGGGTGGCGGCCGGCCAGGAGTGGAAGGACGACGCCTGGTCGTGCCCCTCCTGCGGTGGCGTCATGCAGCGCCCGGGCGACGACTGGTTCTGCGGCGAGTGCGGCTTCCGCCGCCCCGCACCGAGCTGGGTGCTCTCCGGCGACCACGTGCTCGACCCGCACGGCAGCGCCTGGCCGATCCACCTCCAGCTGCCCGGCCGAGCCAACAAGGCCAACGCCGCCACCTCGGCCGCCGTGGCCGCCGTGTTCGGCGTGCCGCCGCAGGTCGCGCTGGAGCGCATGTACCAGGTGCAGGCCGTGGCCGGCCGCTACGACGTGGTCAGCTTCATGAACCGCGACCTGCGCCTGCTGCTCGCGAAGAACCCGGCGGGCTGGCTCGAAACGTTTTCGCTGATCGACGGGCCCCCGGCGCCGGTGGTCCTCGCGGTCAACGCCCGCGGCGCGGACGGCACCGACACCTCCTGGCTGTGGGACGTGGACTACCCGCGCCTCGCCGGGCACCCGATCTTCGTGATCGGCGACCGCAAGCTCGACCTCGCGGTCCGCCTCGAGGTCGCCGGCCTGGACTTCCGCGTCTGCGAGACCATCGACGAGGCCGTCCAGCTGGCGCCGCCCGGGCAGATCGAGCTCATCGCCAACTACACGGCCTTCCAGGACGTGCGCCGCCGCGTCGGCAACTAG
- the def gene encoding peptide deformylase, whose translation MRQRPLPGTTGSVRPMTLLGDPVLHSPCAEVTDFGPELDRLIEDMFATMYAAQGVGLAANQIGTGLRVFVYDCPDDEDVRHVGHVVNPRLVEADGDEFRGPEGCLSLPGLEAGTVRFDRAVVEGVTSDGAPVRVEGTGFFARCLQHECDHLDGTVYADRVTGLRARRLRRAIARAPWGGGKA comes from the coding sequence ATGCGACAGCGTCCCCTCCCCGGTACCACCGGTTCCGTACGCCCGATGACCCTGCTGGGCGACCCGGTGCTGCACTCTCCCTGTGCCGAGGTCACCGACTTCGGGCCCGAACTCGACCGGCTCATCGAGGACATGTTCGCCACGATGTACGCCGCCCAGGGCGTCGGGCTGGCCGCGAACCAGATCGGGACGGGGCTGCGGGTCTTCGTCTACGACTGCCCCGACGACGAGGACGTCCGCCATGTGGGACACGTCGTCAACCCCCGGCTGGTCGAGGCGGACGGCGACGAGTTCCGCGGCCCCGAGGGCTGCCTGTCGCTGCCCGGCCTGGAGGCCGGCACCGTCCGCTTCGACCGGGCGGTCGTCGAGGGGGTCACCTCCGACGGGGCCCCGGTGCGCGTGGAGGGGACCGGGTTCTTCGCCCGGTGCCTCCAGCACGAGTGCGACCACCTCGACGGCACGGTCTACGCGGACCGGGTGACCGGCCTGCGCGCCCGCCGGCTGCGCCGGGCCATCGCCAGGGCCCCGTGGGGCGGCGGCAAGGCCTGA
- a CDS encoding TetR family transcriptional regulator translates to METSQQPGEPGAGERRRRELLEAADRVVLRDGPKASMNAIAAEAGITKPILYRHFGDKAGLYQALAVRHTDALLDSLRAALDAPAERRKRVESTLDTYLAAIEARPQVYRFLMHPAEDSHSNERGFDVGLHSAPLLRRLGEELAEVVGERVDLGPGGEQLARIWGHGIVGMMHAAGDWWLGERPCERAALVAGLTDLLWGRLATAGNRADGPGF, encoded by the coding sequence ATGGAGACCAGTCAGCAGCCGGGCGAGCCGGGAGCGGGAGAACGCCGCCGGCGCGAGCTGCTCGAAGCGGCGGACCGCGTCGTGCTCAGGGACGGCCCCAAGGCCTCGATGAACGCCATCGCGGCCGAGGCCGGCATCACCAAGCCGATCCTCTACCGGCACTTCGGCGACAAGGCGGGCCTCTACCAGGCACTCGCCGTACGCCACACCGACGCCCTGCTCGACTCCCTGCGGGCCGCGCTCGACGCCCCGGCCGAACGCCGCAAGCGGGTGGAGTCCACCCTGGACACCTACCTCGCCGCCATCGAGGCCCGTCCGCAGGTCTACCGGTTCCTGATGCACCCCGCCGAGGACTCCCACAGCAACGAGCGCGGCTTCGACGTCGGCCTGCACTCCGCCCCGCTGCTGCGCCGCCTCGGCGAGGAACTGGCGGAGGTGGTCGGCGAACGGGTCGACCTCGGCCCCGGCGGCGAACAGCTCGCCCGGATCTGGGGCCACGGCATCGTCGGCATGATGCACGCCGCCGGCGACTGGTGGCTCGGCGAACGCCCCTGCGAGCGGGCCGCGCTGGTGGCCGGCCTCACCGACCTGCTCTGGGGCCGCCTGGCCACCGCCGGCAACCGCGCGGACGGCCCCGGCTTCTGA
- a CDS encoding acyl-CoA dehydrogenase family protein yields MAEFTMELNEDQRQVRDWIHGFAADVIRPAAAEWDEREETPWPVIQEAAKVGIYSLDFYAQQFFDPTGLGIPMAMEELFWGDAGIALSIVGTGLAAIGVVANGTEEQIGTWIPQMYGTPDDVKVAAFCSSEPDAGSDVGAMRTRAVYDQAKDEWVLNGTKTWATNGGIANVHIVVAVVDPELGTKGHASFIVPPNTPGLSQGQKFKKHGIRASHTAEVVLEDVRIPGSCLLGGKEKLDERLARARERAAAGGGERVKNAAMATFEASRPAVGAMAVGTARAAYEVALDYARTRTQFGRPIIDNQGVAFQLADMRTQIDAARLLVWRASWMAVAGKPFTSAEGSMSKLFASEVAKKVTAQAVQILGGNGFTREYPVERMHRDAAIYTIFEGTSEIQRLVIARTLSGMPIR; encoded by the coding sequence ATGGCGGAGTTCACCATGGAGCTCAACGAGGACCAGAGGCAGGTCCGGGACTGGATCCACGGCTTCGCCGCCGACGTGATCAGGCCCGCGGCCGCCGAATGGGACGAGCGCGAAGAGACTCCGTGGCCCGTCATCCAGGAGGCGGCCAAGGTCGGCATCTACTCGCTGGACTTCTACGCCCAGCAGTTCTTCGACCCGACCGGCCTCGGCATCCCCATGGCCATGGAGGAGCTGTTCTGGGGCGACGCCGGCATCGCCCTGTCCATCGTCGGAACCGGCCTCGCGGCCATCGGGGTCGTCGCCAACGGCACCGAGGAGCAGATCGGCACGTGGATCCCGCAGATGTACGGGACCCCAGACGACGTCAAGGTCGCCGCCTTCTGCTCCTCCGAGCCGGACGCCGGCTCCGACGTCGGAGCGATGCGCACCCGGGCCGTCTACGACCAGGCCAAGGACGAGTGGGTGCTGAACGGCACCAAGACCTGGGCCACCAACGGCGGCATCGCCAACGTCCACATCGTCGTCGCCGTGGTCGACCCCGAGCTCGGCACCAAGGGCCACGCCTCCTTCATCGTGCCGCCGAACACCCCCGGTCTGTCCCAGGGCCAGAAGTTCAAGAAGCACGGCATCCGCGCCTCGCACACCGCCGAGGTGGTCCTGGAGGACGTACGGATCCCCGGCTCCTGCCTGCTCGGCGGCAAGGAGAAGCTCGACGAGCGCCTCGCCCGGGCCCGCGAGCGGGCGGCGGCGGGCGGCGGGGAGAGGGTCAAGAACGCCGCGATGGCCACCTTCGAGGCCTCCCGGCCGGCCGTCGGCGCCATGGCCGTCGGCACGGCCCGTGCCGCGTACGAGGTCGCCCTCGACTACGCCAGGACCCGCACCCAGTTCGGCCGCCCGATCATCGACAACCAGGGCGTGGCCTTCCAGCTCGCGGACATGCGCACGCAGATCGACGCGGCCCGGCTGCTGGTGTGGCGGGCGTCCTGGATGGCGGTCGCCGGCAAGCCGTTCACCTCGGCCGAGGGTTCGATGTCGAAGCTCTTCGCGAGCGAGGTGGCGAAGAAGGTCACCGCCCAGGCGGTCCAGATCCTCGGCGGCAACGGCTTCACCCGGGAGTACCCGGTGGAGCGGATGCACCGGGACGCGGCCATCTACACGATCTTCGAGGGGACGAGCGAGATCCAGCGCCTGGTGATCGCCCGCACCCTGTCGGGCATGCCGATCCGCTAG
- a CDS encoding LppU/SCO3897 family protein — translation MATPPPGYGAGPYGPYPPQQVPQPGPYAAPPGPYAAQPGSHPPPPGPYAPASAYPAQPGPSAPQPAYAVPPQGAGDGCRVCGCRPAAPATVRGHQGLLVVMRFLSLPGPFCRDCGTATYRRMSSDTLWQGWWGPLSVFITPFTLLLNLGPRAAFRRLAEPAGGFRPPLDPGKPLWRRPPALLLLVPALLVAVGVPALVVVGLLIREEAPPVLAVGQCVRNTGDWKDQDLVVTDCGSARAQFRVSKRLTTGAACAAGDFLSDPKYGGDGWTLNCLTPLR, via the coding sequence TTGGCCACACCCCCGCCCGGGTACGGCGCCGGCCCGTACGGCCCGTACCCCCCGCAGCAGGTCCCTCAGCCGGGCCCGTACGCCGCACCGCCCGGCCCGTACGCCGCGCAACCGGGTTCGCACCCCCCGCCGCCGGGCCCGTACGCCCCCGCGTCGGCGTATCCCGCGCAGCCGGGTCCCTCCGCCCCGCAGCCGGCGTACGCCGTGCCGCCGCAGGGGGCCGGGGACGGCTGCCGGGTGTGCGGGTGCCGGCCCGCCGCCCCCGCCACCGTGCGCGGCCACCAGGGCCTGCTCGTGGTGATGCGGTTCCTCAGCCTGCCCGGGCCGTTCTGCCGCGACTGCGGTACGGCCACCTACCGCCGGATGTCCTCGGACACCCTCTGGCAGGGCTGGTGGGGGCCGCTGTCGGTGTTCATCACCCCGTTCACGCTGCTGCTCAACCTCGGACCCCGGGCGGCGTTCCGGCGCCTCGCGGAGCCCGCGGGCGGCTTCCGGCCCCCGCTGGACCCGGGGAAGCCCCTGTGGCGGCGGCCGCCGGCGCTGCTCCTGCTCGTACCGGCCCTGCTGGTCGCCGTCGGCGTCCCGGCGCTCGTCGTGGTGGGCCTGCTGATCCGCGAGGAGGCCCCGCCGGTGCTGGCGGTCGGCCAGTGCGTGCGCAACACGGGTGACTGGAAGGACCAGGACCTGGTGGTCACGGACTGCGGGTCGGCCCGGGCGCAGTTCCGCGTGAGCAAGCGGCTCACCACGGGCGCGGCCTGCGCCGCGGGGGACTTCCTCTCCGACCCGAAGTACGGCGGCGACGGCTGGACCCTGAACTGCCTCACCCCGCTGCGCTGA
- a CDS encoding SRPBCC family protein: MPDIRIIRRTPLPPAEVWRRLTDWERHGEQVPLTRTTIETEPPTRAGTRFTARTGVGSVTFDDTMEVVVWEPPRLVRLEKRGRAVTGWAEIELRPASGGGTEVHWREDVRLRPLPRALDPLVARAGHRVFARALDRLLRP, from the coding sequence ATGCCAGACATCCGGATCATTCGCCGCACGCCCCTCCCGCCGGCCGAGGTGTGGAGGCGGCTCACGGACTGGGAACGCCACGGCGAACAGGTGCCGCTGACCCGGACGACCATCGAGACGGAGCCGCCGACGCGCGCCGGAACGCGCTTCACCGCGCGCACGGGAGTGGGAAGCGTCACGTTCGACGACACCATGGAGGTCGTCGTCTGGGAGCCCCCGCGACTGGTCCGGCTGGAGAAGCGCGGCAGGGCGGTGACGGGCTGGGCCGAGATCGAGCTCCGCCCGGCCTCCGGCGGGGGCACGGAGGTCCACTGGCGCGAGGACGTGCGCCTGCGCCCCCTCCCCCGCGCCCTGGACCCCCTGGTGGCCCGCGCGGGCCACCGCGTCTTCGCCCGGGCCCTGGACCGGCTGCTGCGGCCCTGA
- a CDS encoding DUF5999 family protein: MCSHQPPCPPADSPDHEAARVVASHPEQGWSLLCNGVVIFDDTGELLPEGRTVEPRRPALV, from the coding sequence ATGTGCTCCCACCAGCCCCCCTGCCCGCCCGCCGACAGTCCCGACCACGAGGCCGCGCGCGTCGTGGCCTCCCACCCCGAACAGGGCTGGAGCCTGCTCTGCAACGGGGTGGTCATCTTCGACGACACCGGCGAACTGCTCCCCGAAGGCCGGACGGTGGAACCCCGTCGCCCGGCGTTGGTCTGA
- a CDS encoding ATP-binding protein: MFGEYSVNHNQADSTCGDPAPDPATPQRHLPGNLPPETAGFIGREDELDTLERLLGERRLVTLTGVGGVGKSRLALRAATRRSRSPRPGGPGPGRAWPDGIWWVELSPLRDPALLTTTVAHAIGLADHSVHPLDEELCAWMADKALLLVLDTCEHMVSEVRHLAGELLQSAPGLTVLATSRERLDSPGETVLEVRPLPCEGPDSEALALFRASALAASPTASAVFADPARSGTAAELCRRLDGIPLALELAGARMRLWSLEQMAQRLGTRFEVLSGTRAALPARHQTMRTAIGWSHELCEPVERLLWARLSVFSGDFDVAAARAVCAGGPLPAARVERVLEGLVAKSVVRRSRERGAGSRYRMLDTIREFGHDWLAELDEVRAVADRHAHWYAALCGAADRGWLGPGQLDWYRRTSAEHAQLRTALEHLLGTDPAAALEMAGALWFFWFSCGHVHEGRGFLERALRGAPEPGAARVQAQWALGLTMLLQGDMDGARAMGAECVRAAALLADPERRLRAAYLRAVSILMPGDPVGALALAGPRARAAHEGRADGPGRLLCRLVTAYALCDLGRYEEAAEEAHGLREACADLGERWLRAYADYVLAVAALGLGEYGEAARHVRAMLSGKRLLGDRFGIALGLDVLAAAVAGLGDGELAARLLGTGHAWWRTVGRPQMGSPSLTALRDQGERQARAAIGDAAYETAFRGGAAAPTG; this comes from the coding sequence GTGTTCGGTGAGTACTCGGTCAACCACAATCAGGCAGACTCCACGTGCGGCGACCCCGCACCGGACCCGGCCACCCCCCAGCGACACCTGCCGGGCAACCTGCCCCCCGAAACGGCCGGGTTCATCGGCCGCGAGGACGAACTGGACACCCTCGAACGCCTGTTGGGCGAACGAAGACTGGTCACCCTGACCGGGGTCGGCGGCGTCGGCAAGTCCCGGCTCGCCCTGCGCGCCGCCACCCGCCGCAGCCGGTCCCCCCGGCCCGGCGGCCCGGGCCCCGGCCGCGCCTGGCCCGACGGGATCTGGTGGGTGGAACTCTCGCCGCTGCGCGACCCCGCGCTGCTCACCACGACCGTCGCGCACGCCATCGGCCTCGCCGACCACTCCGTGCACCCCCTCGACGAGGAACTGTGCGCGTGGATGGCCGACAAGGCCCTGCTGCTCGTCCTCGACACCTGCGAGCACATGGTCTCCGAGGTCCGCCACCTCGCGGGCGAACTGCTGCAGTCCGCACCCGGACTGACGGTCCTGGCCACCTCCCGCGAACGGCTCGACTCCCCCGGCGAGACGGTGCTCGAAGTCCGGCCGCTGCCCTGCGAGGGGCCCGACAGCGAGGCCCTCGCCCTCTTCCGGGCGAGCGCCCTCGCCGCCAGCCCCACCGCCTCCGCTGTCTTCGCCGACCCCGCCCGGTCCGGCACCGCCGCCGAACTGTGCCGGCGGCTGGACGGCATCCCGCTCGCCCTGGAACTGGCCGGGGCCCGGATGCGGCTGTGGAGCCTGGAGCAGATGGCGCAGCGCCTCGGGACGCGCTTCGAGGTGCTGTCCGGGACCCGCGCCGCGCTCCCGGCCCGGCACCAGACCATGCGGACCGCGATCGGCTGGAGCCACGAGCTGTGCGAGCCGGTGGAACGGCTGCTGTGGGCCCGCCTCTCCGTGTTCAGCGGGGACTTCGACGTCGCCGCCGCCCGCGCCGTGTGCGCCGGCGGGCCGCTGCCGGCCGCGCGGGTGGAACGGGTACTGGAGGGGCTGGTCGCCAAGTCCGTCGTACGCCGGTCCCGGGAACGCGGGGCCGGCTCCCGCTACCGGATGCTCGACACCATCCGGGAGTTCGGCCACGACTGGCTCGCGGAGCTGGACGAGGTGCGGGCCGTCGCGGACCGGCACGCCCACTGGTACGCGGCGCTCTGCGGGGCCGCCGACCGGGGCTGGCTGGGGCCCGGCCAGCTGGACTGGTACCGCAGGACGAGCGCCGAGCACGCGCAGCTGCGCACCGCCCTGGAGCACCTGCTCGGCACGGATCCCGCGGCGGCCCTGGAGATGGCCGGGGCCCTGTGGTTCTTCTGGTTCTCGTGCGGGCACGTCCACGAGGGCCGGGGCTTCCTGGAGCGGGCCCTGCGCGGAGCGCCCGAACCCGGGGCCGCCCGGGTCCAGGCGCAGTGGGCGCTCGGGCTGACGATGCTGCTCCAGGGCGACATGGACGGGGCCCGGGCGATGGGCGCCGAGTGCGTCCGGGCGGCGGCCCTGCTCGCCGACCCGGAACGGCGGCTGCGCGCCGCCTACCTGCGGGCCGTGTCGATCCTGATGCCGGGCGACCCGGTGGGGGCGCTCGCGCTGGCGGGGCCCCGGGCGCGGGCGGCGCACGAGGGGCGGGCCGACGGGCCGGGGCGGCTGCTGTGCCGGCTGGTGACGGCGTACGCCCTGTGCGACCTCGGGCGCTACGAGGAGGCCGCCGAGGAGGCGCACGGGCTGCGCGAGGCGTGCGCGGACCTGGGCGAGCGCTGGCTGCGGGCGTACGCGGACTACGTGCTGGCCGTCGCGGCGCTGGGGCTCGGCGAGTACGGCGAGGCCGCGCGGCACGTACGGGCCATGCTGTCCGGGAAACGGCTGCTGGGCGACCGCTTCGGCATCGCGCTGGGCCTGGACGTGCTGGCGGCGGCGGTGGCCGGCCTCGGCGACGGGGAGCTGGCGGCGCGCCTGCTCGGCACCGGGCACGCCTGGTGGCGCACGGTGGGCAGGCCGCAGATGGGCTCGCCCTCGCTGACGGCCCTGCGGGACCAGGGCGAGCGGCAGGCCAGGGCGGCGATCGGCGACGCGGCGTACGAGACCGCGTTCCGGGGTGGTGCGGCGGCGCCCACCGGCTAG
- a CDS encoding fibronectin type III domain-containing protein translates to MRGTTSPRRAGAAALALCLAAALAACGADGDTRPPPAPTGLTAQAGSATSVHVMWRAPAATDGVSGYQVFQGGRLVREVPADKTMTDITDLAPGTAYTFTVRAKDAAGNRSPFSAPAGATTPAAKAEDHQAPTAPPTADGRAEGPHEARLSWGAATDDTGVTAYDVYQAGVRVHTAPGTAGSTTVTGLQPGTAYVFTVRARDGSDNSSPDGPPVAVTTPADPARAPDTAPGSFTAAASPGAVELTWTAPGTGRTTSEYQLYVNDRPVTVIQFGAGAVPQGRAAYRLTTTEPAGTVWTVKLRARLPDSNWGAFSEERRILLAG, encoded by the coding sequence GTGCGCGGCACCACCTCCCCGCGCCGCGCCGGGGCGGCGGCGCTCGCCCTCTGCCTGGCCGCCGCCCTGGCCGCGTGCGGCGCGGACGGCGACACCCGGCCCCCGCCGGCCCCCACCGGGCTCACCGCGCAGGCGGGCAGCGCCACTTCGGTCCACGTGATGTGGCGGGCACCCGCCGCCACCGACGGGGTCAGCGGCTACCAGGTGTTCCAGGGAGGCCGGTTGGTCCGGGAGGTCCCCGCCGACAAGACCATGACCGACATCACCGACCTCGCCCCGGGGACCGCGTACACCTTCACCGTCCGCGCCAAGGACGCCGCCGGGAACCGCTCCCCGTTCAGCGCCCCCGCCGGGGCGACCACCCCGGCCGCCAAGGCGGAGGACCACCAGGCCCCCACCGCCCCGCCCACCGCGGACGGCCGCGCCGAGGGACCCCACGAGGCCCGGCTGAGCTGGGGCGCGGCGACCGACGACACCGGCGTGACCGCGTACGACGTCTACCAGGCCGGCGTCCGCGTCCACACCGCCCCCGGCACGGCCGGCTCCACCACCGTCACCGGGCTGCAGCCGGGCACCGCCTACGTGTTCACCGTCCGCGCCCGCGACGGCTCCGACAACTCCTCCCCGGACGGCCCGCCCGTGGCGGTGACCACCCCCGCCGACCCCGCTCGGGCCCCGGACACGGCCCCCGGCTCCTTCACCGCCGCCGCGTCCCCCGGCGCGGTGGAGCTGACCTGGACCGCCCCCGGCACCGGCCGCACCACGAGCGAGTACCAGCTCTACGTCAACGACCGGCCCGTCACGGTCATCCAGTTCGGCGCCGGGGCCGTGCCGCAGGGCCGGGCCGCCTACCGGCTCACCACGACCGAGCCGGCCGGGACGGTCTGGACCGTGAAACTGCGCGCCCGGCTGCCCGACAGCAACTGGGGCGCCTTCTCCGAGGAACGGCGGATCCTGCTGGCCGGCTGA
- a CDS encoding ABC transporter substrate-binding protein: MTARTVRGAAGATLATALITGLAACSNPSGAASTADAAVVGIATEPESLSPLLGYGKDGNSKIFDGLLTHDADMKLKPALAEALPEVSADGRTYTYRLRRGVKFSDGEPFTAKDVEFTYRTILDPKTNNASRTELDAVESVTAQGADKVVFTLKYPYAPFAERTVLPIAPEHVAGRQDVNSGEFTTKPVGTGPYLLTGWSKGEKISFRANPHYWGGEPAVKKFTMAVVKDDDVRATRLRAGELDAAILPPNLARGFAQDKARKTYAAKTFDYRNVTLPTHHPVTGDVAVRRALDIAVDRQAMVDKLLDDAGKAAYGPVPTDSRWFTPGTERPYDLERAGQILDEAGWKTADDGIRAKDGVRASFPLWYTSGDKIRQDHALAFASDAKKAGIEVKTEAGTWEVIEPRMKTDAVLAGGGSPADPDFDQYQLLTSSLAGDGFNNMAQYANPAVDRAVADGRTSGDPAARKAAYDTVQRELVQNPGYVFLTHIDHLYVVNDKWEGPSTQVEPHDHGLGSGPWWNVESWKPKRK, translated from the coding sequence ATGACGGCCCGGACAGTACGGGGAGCGGCCGGCGCGACGCTCGCCACCGCGCTCATCACGGGCCTGGCGGCCTGCTCGAACCCCTCGGGGGCCGCCTCGACGGCGGACGCCGCGGTGGTCGGCATCGCGACCGAGCCGGAGAGCCTCAGCCCCCTGCTCGGCTACGGCAAGGACGGCAACTCCAAGATCTTCGACGGGCTGCTCACCCACGACGCGGACATGAAGCTCAAGCCCGCGCTCGCCGAGGCCCTGCCCGAGGTCTCCGCGGACGGCCGCACGTACACGTACAGGCTGCGCCGGGGTGTGAAGTTCAGCGACGGGGAGCCCTTCACCGCCAAGGACGTCGAGTTCACCTACCGGACCATCCTCGACCCGAAGACCAACAACGCCTCCAGGACCGAACTGGACGCCGTCGAGAGCGTCACGGCCCAGGGCGCCGACAAGGTGGTCTTCACCCTCAAGTACCCCTACGCCCCGTTCGCCGAGCGGACCGTACTGCCCATCGCCCCCGAGCACGTCGCGGGCCGCCAGGACGTCAACAGCGGCGAGTTCACCACCAAGCCCGTCGGTACCGGACCGTACCTGCTGACCGGCTGGTCCAAGGGCGAGAAGATCAGCTTCCGGGCCAACCCCCACTACTGGGGCGGCGAACCCGCCGTGAAGAAGTTCACCATGGCCGTCGTCAAGGACGACGACGTCCGCGCGACCCGGCTGCGCGCCGGGGAACTGGACGCCGCCATCCTGCCCCCGAACCTCGCCCGGGGCTTCGCGCAGGACAAGGCGCGCAAGACGTACGCCGCCAAGACCTTCGACTACCGCAACGTGACCCTGCCGACGCACCACCCCGTCACCGGCGACGTGGCCGTGCGCCGGGCCCTGGACATCGCCGTCGACCGGCAGGCCATGGTCGACAAGCTCCTCGACGACGCGGGCAAGGCCGCCTACGGGCCGGTGCCCACCGACAGCCGCTGGTTCACCCCCGGCACGGAGCGCCCGTACGACCTCGAACGGGCCGGGCAGATCCTCGACGAGGCCGGCTGGAAGACCGCGGACGACGGCATCCGCGCCAAGGACGGGGTCCGCGCGTCCTTCCCCCTCTGGTACACCTCCGGTGACAAGATCCGCCAGGACCACGCGCTGGCCTTCGCCTCCGACGCGAAGAAGGCCGGCATCGAGGTGAAGACCGAGGCCGGGACCTGGGAGGTCATCGAGCCCCGGATGAAGACCGACGCCGTCCTCGCCGGCGGCGGCTCCCCGGCCGACCCCGACTTCGACCAGTACCAGCTGCTGACCTCCTCCCTGGCGGGCGACGGCTTCAACAACATGGCCCAGTACGCCAACCCGGCCGTCGACCGGGCCGTCGCCGACGGCCGCACCAGCGGCGACCCCGCCGCCCGCAAGGCCGCCTACGACACCGTGCAGCGCGAACTCGTCCAGAACCCGGGCTACGTGTTCCTCACCCACATCGACCACCTCTACGTGGTGAACGACAAGTGGGAGGGCCCCTCCACCCAGGTCGAGCCGCACGACCACGGCCTCGGCTCCGGCCCCTGGTGGAACGTCGAGAGCTGGAAGCCGAAGCGGAAGTGA